A window from Rhinolophus sinicus isolate RSC01 linkage group LG01, ASM3656204v1, whole genome shotgun sequence encodes these proteins:
- the TMEM177 gene encoding transmembrane protein 177: MAGPLWRAAAFVQRHRTGLLVGSCAGLFGAQISYHLFPDPVLRWLYQYWPRGQPAPLSPKLQRLFQEVQQDMGIPSGHCYEAFTTFTFQPVSAGFPRLPAGAVVGIPASFLGDTVTNTNRPVVIHGQRVDWQSPAGARLRDALTLSHDAQKFALAREVVYLESGAATLQALPAPACLAGTWALSVGAKHALGLYGGPMTLRAAFNLMAAVAGFVAYSFSTDSLTHALEGWLDRHTASLSAAYSQGGVEFYEKVLLANLALRSLLGSPGEKLYSPSGNVIPRHWFRIKHLPYTTRRDSVLQMWRATTLNPGRS, from the coding sequence ATGGCAGGTCCCCTGTGGCGGGCCGCAGCATTTGTGCAGAGACACAGGACAGGCCTTTTGGTGGGTTCTTGTGCAGGCCTGTTTGGGGCCCAAATCTCTTACCACCTCTTCCCAGATCCTGTGCTTCGATGGCTGTACCAGTACTGGCCTCGGGGGCAGCCAGCCCCGCTCTCCCCAAAGCTACAGAGACTCTTCCAAGAGGTACAACAGGACATGGGCATCCCATCAGGCCATTGCTACGAGGCCTTCACCACCTTCACCTTCCAGCCTGTGAGCGCTGGCTTCCCAAGACTCCCTGCTGGGGCTGTGGTGGGCATCCCTGCCAGCTTCCTGGGTGATACAGTGACCAACACTAACCGGCCTGTGGTCATACATGGGCAAAGAGTGGACTGGCAAAGCCCTGCAGGTGCCCGGCTGAGAGATGCCCTGACCCTGTCCCATGACGCCCAGAAGTTCGCCTTAGCCAGGGAGGTGGTGTACCTGGAGAGCGGTGCAGCTACCCTGCAAGCCCTGCCAGCCCCAGCTTGCCTGGCAGGAACCTGGGCACTGAGCGTGGGTGCCAAGCATGCACTGGGGCTCTATGGAGGCCCCATGACCCTACGGGCTGCCTTCAACCTGATGGCAGCGGTGGCAGGCTTTGTGGCCTACAGCTTCTCCACGGACTCTCTCACTCATGCTTTGGAAGGCTGGCTGGACCGCCACACTGCATCCCTGTCTGCAGCCTATTCCCAGGGTGGAGTGGAGTTCTATGAGAAGGTTCTGTTGGCCAACCTGGCCCTGCGCAGTCTCTTGGGCAGCCCTGGAGAGAAGCTGTATTCGCCCAGCGGGAATGTCATTCCCAGACACTGGTTCCGCATCAAACATTTACCCTACACGACCCGCCGGGACTCCGTGCTGCAGATGTGGAGGGCGACGACGCTCAACCCAGGCCGCTCCTGA